The proteins below come from a single Drosophila suzukii chromosome X, CBGP_Dsuzu_IsoJpt1.0, whole genome shotgun sequence genomic window:
- the LOC139353358 gene encoding uncharacterized protein, producing the protein MVHQPVVEEEPVVKENEEVVVPKVEASVACTAQGSPSNVVISGADEETKDLVLKNSQTMSAPPTVPPVIPHVQLIRISLVLPMVVKKPLFRYFKVIQNQNEGLKTGKWTVTKQTVLEPNSPEYDCNVIYTEVENRVTVICIDKESAEYLKRAKRIKFMFWKLPINFKPTL; encoded by the coding sequence ATGGTCCACCAACCGGTAGTCGAGGAAGAACCGGTGGTTAAGGAGAACGAGGAAGTTGTGGTTCCAAAAGTGGAAGCGAGCGTGGCATGCACTGCTCAGGGAAGTCCCTCCAACGTGGTGATCTCAGGAGCTGATGAAGAAACCAAGGACCTCGTCCTCAAGAATTCGCAAACCATGTCTGCCCCACCAACAGTCCCCCCTGTCATTCCTCATGTTCAATTGATTCGCATCTCATTAGTTCTTCCCATGGTTGTGAAGAAACCCCTATTTCGGTATTTTAAGGTGATACAAAACCAGAACGAAGGACTTAAAACGGGTAAATGGACGGTCACAAAGCAAACTGTCCTAGAACCTAACAGTCCGGAATACGACTGCAATGTCATCTACACGGAAGTAGAGAACCGGGTTACTGTGATATGTATCGACAAGGAGAGTGCAGAGTATTTAAAGAGAGCAAAAAGGATcaaatttatgttttggaAGCTCCCAATTAACTTCAAGCCCACGCTTTAG
- the rux gene encoding cell cycle negative regulator roughex: MNIPGDHEMTPLEVVHEFIRGVDDGTIRRDLAEDCILNFYSRNVRGAKDITGFMRTQVTRRYKHEAFDEAACPSVGDEVLLQERFSRSFDRERRRIYEQKERDKTTTNLHLRAESDDESGPPEFPMFLITPPRPSSYPMDSLKYVEAVGRLRKRDNGYGGMDLGESSAVHLTLGYRSTQLPGSRMRGIEICLAVYDRGLRGSLNRSTLEAPPTAISIQRRGNARHNPSTDDEADDALPPPTSRRWVRRTLFTEENAEEEDEAPDPNSDAVAPATAGLEQEQPGARPAEEAPQEEANTDVNSPRSSEDPACSSSTSSYTPRKRQQPTNGNEVAPKRTPGPQRMRF, from the exons ATGAACATACCAGGAGATCATG AGATGACGCCTTTGGAGGTGGTCCATGAGTTCATCAGGGGCGTGGACGATGGCACCATACGGCGCGATCTGGCCGAGGATTGCATCCTCAACTTCTACAGCCGCAATGTGCGGGGCGCCAAGGACATAACCGGATTTATGAGGACCCAGGTGACACGACGCTATAAACACGAGGCTTTCGACGAGGCGGCTTGTCCTAGTGTTGGCGACGAAGTCCTCTTGCAGGAGCGATTCAGCAGGTCCTTCGATCGGGAACGTCGTCGCATCTATGAGCAGAAGGAGcgcgacaagaccaccaccaaTTTGCATCTGCGTGCCGAGAGCGATGACGAGTCGGGACCCCCAGAATTTCCCATGTTCCTGATCACGCCCCCTCGGCCCTCGAGCTACCCCATGGACAGCCTGAAATATGTGGAGGCCGTTGGACGGTTAAGAAAGCGGGATAATGGCTATGGCGGCATGGATCTGGGCGAGTCATCCGCGGTCCACCTCACTTTGGGCTATCGAAGCACCCAACTGCCCGGTAGTCGAATGCGCGGCATCGAgatctgtctggctgtctacGATCGGGGCCTGAGAGGCTCCCTTAACCGATCCACTCTAGAGGCTCCACCCACTGCTATATCCATTCAACGACGTGGCAATGCCCGCCATAATCCCAGCACAGACGATGAGGCCGACGACGCTCTACCGCCACCAACCAGCCGACGATGGGTTCGTCGTACTTTATTCACAGAGGAGAACGCCGAGGAGGAAGATGAGGCACCCGATCCCAACTCCGATGCCGTTGCCCCTGCCACTGCTGGGCTGGAGCAGGAGCAACCAGGAGCTCGGCCGGCAGAGGAGGCACCTCAAGAGGAGGCCAATACTGACGTAAATTCCCCCAGATCATCGGAAGATCCAGcttgcagcagcagcaccagcagctaCACACCAAGGAAACGCCAACAGCCAACCAACGGCAACGAAGTGGCACCCAAACGCACGCCGGGACCGCAGCGCATGCGTTTCTAG